A region from the Spirochaetota bacterium genome encodes:
- the nth gene encoding endonuclease III, with product MTKSRSKKIIEKLKEYYGNPETILSFNNIYELVIAVVLSAQTTDKQVNSVIKDLFSRYSDFHDLSLATQADVEDIIRSVGLYRSKAKNIINLSIDIIKNHNGKVPDSLKELVHLPGIGRKTANVILSLGFGKPAFAVDTHILRIAGRIGYINSNNPNIVEKAITSYIPKDDWISAHLLFIKHGRSICVARNPLCDECPINPYCDASGNIS from the coding sequence ATGACGAAAAGCAGGTCAAAGAAGATAATAGAGAAGCTTAAGGAGTATTATGGTAATCCGGAGACTATACTATCATTCAATAATATTTATGAGCTTGTAATTGCTGTTGTCCTCTCTGCACAGACAACCGATAAACAGGTTAATTCTGTAATTAAGGATCTTTTTAGTAGATATTCTGATTTTCATGATCTATCATTGGCTACACAGGCTGATGTTGAAGATATAATTAGAAGTGTTGGCCTCTACAGAAGTAAGGCAAAAAATATTATAAATTTATCTATTGATATTATTAAAAATCATAATGGCAAGGTGCCGGATAGCCTGAAGGAATTGGTTCACCTTCCTGGAATTGGGAGAAAAACAGCCAATGTAATTCTTTCATTAGGATTTGGCAAACCTGCCTTTGCGGTTGATACCCATATACTCAGGATTGCGGGTAGGATAGGTTATATAAATTCAAATAATCCTAATATAGTGGAAAAGGCCATCACATCATATATTCCAAAGGATGATTGGATTTCCGCTCATCTTTTATTTATTAAACATGGTAGAAGTATATGTGTAGCCAGAAACCCGTTATGTGACGAATGTCCTATTAACCCTTATTGTGACGCATCAGGTAATATTTCTTGA